The DNA window AAGATTTTGCGGTACATCATATGGCCAATATGTGAATGGAATCCTGGACGAGGTACGAATTTATAATCGCGCTTTGACACAAACTGAATGCCAATTGCTTCTTCACGACTCACCCGCAATTTTATCCAAAACAGCGGATCAAAATTTGTTTGAAGGGACCAATGTGGTTCTTTCAGTAGTGGCACTAGGAGAACAACCGTTTCGATATCAGTGGAAACTTGCAGGGACCAATATCGTAGGCGCAACTAATGTCTGGTTAACATTGAGCAATGTGATTCCTGCAGATGCTGGTGAATACTCGGTGGTCGTCACTGATACTAATGAGTTAAGTACGACTGCTACGATTCAGGTTTTCATATTGTGGCTGAGCATACAAAATCTACCCGACAACGACCACGACGGTATCCCAGACTATTGGGAAAGACGCTTTGGGTTAAATCCCAACGACCCAACCGATGCCAATAATAAACCTGCGGGCGATGCGCTCAGCTACCGCTTCAAATACCTTTATCACCTTAATCCACTGACCCCCGACAATGATGGTGACGGTCTGAGTGATTACGATGAGATTTTTGTTTATGGCACCAACCCGTTATTGACAGACACCGATGGCGACGGCATTCCGGATGGTTGGGAAGTTCAGTATGGATTGAACCCCCGTTTTAATGATGCCAGCCTGGATTTGGATCAGGATGGGCTGACGAACTTGGAAGAGTATCAATGGACTTTGACTCATCCCAGCCAGCCCTCGTATCCGAACCAAATCTGCTCGGGCACCAATGGCCTGTCCGACTACGAACTGGTAAAAGGGGGCGTCCGGCGGACGGCTTATCGCTACGACAAAATAGACCGTTTGGTGGGGGCGGATTACCATAACGGATTGGCGATCGCTTACCAGTACGATGGCAATGGCAATATCCGCCGGCAACTGATGACCACGCAGGCGGTTAACGGAGTATCCGCTTCTTTGCTCGTGCAAAACAAGCTGACCAATGGCGCATCGGGCCAGGGGCTTTATGAGGATGCAGATGGAGATGGTTTTAGCAACTACCAGGAAATTTTATGCCGCAGCAACCCATTAAATGCCATGAGTACCCCCAAAACCATGGGAATTGTTGGAAGTTTGATTGCCACTCAATCATTTGGTTTTTATCCCTCCAACTTCATTATGGCGGTGGGCGACTTGGATGGGATTACCGGTGACGAAATTATCGTGGGTGCGAGAGGAGATGCCGGGCCCGTAAGCAATGTTTGCTTGGTTCGATATATTGGAAGCACCTTAATTGCGACCAACCTAGAAGTTGGACCGTATCAGATAAATTCCGTCGCTTACGGCCGGTTATCGGTTTCTAACAACTGGGCATTTTACCTGGGGTTAAGCGCCACAGGTGGGGTTGATTCCATTATGGAAATCAGTGCTGTAAATGGCGCTTTCATGAAGAAATTGATTCCAATCGGGTTGACTAATCAGGAAGTTTACGTGATTGGCGCTGCGACAAATTATGGCCTGGCCATTTATTTGCCGGATACCAACCTGTATGCGGGCAAGGTTTACCCTTTTTGTTTACAAGGGTCCAATTTTGTTGTCCAGTCCAGTTGGTCTTACCAAGATTGCTTGGAGACGCCGTCGCTTCTTCAGCCAGCCGCATTTCCGAACCTGAAATACTTCCATGCCTCAACCAATGGGGCGTTGGGATTTAGTGGCGATTCCGGGCAAAACGCTCTTTTGGCCTACTATCCATTCGATGCTTCGCCTGAAGATAAAAGTGGCAACAGCCGAAATGCCGCGCTTGTCGCCAGTCCGGCGTTTGCAGCGGGTAAATATGGCCAGGCAATTTCACTCGACGGCAACAGTCAGTATATTAAGTGCCCAATAACCAATATACCAGCCAGTCTGACGGTCTCAATGTGGGTCAACCTCACCCGCCAGCCGAGTGGGAATTTCGAGTTTTTTGGGGCCTATGAAACCAACCATGGCGCAATTACCCTGCAATACAGAAATGTCGGTGGGCCGAGCGTGTTGCGGTCGGATATTTTTTCGGGAACGGATGTCATTGATGAGATTGCATACACGCTTACCAATGGAACGTGGTATCATGTCGCGATGACGCTCGATGATTACACCAGAACTGTGCGTATTTTTGTTAATGGAGCCATGATTCGGGAGGCCAACAATAGGCCCCGTCCGTCCGGATCGACGGCCATTATCAATGAGACACACATCGGCGCTTCATACAACGGGGCATATTGCGTTCCAGGCTTAATTGATGACGTTAAAATCTACGGTACAGCCCTTAGCCCTGAGCAAGTGAACGCAATTTATCGTCAGACATTCTTTGCTTCCAACAATACCAATAGGTTGACGAACCCAGTTTACGGCTTGCCAATGCGCGGACAAAAGTTGACATCTGGTCTCATGCGCGGCAGTTTAAATCCCAGTGCTATGAGGTATTTGGCCATTGACAGTAGCCTGTCTGGTCAGCTTGATGATGGCGACTCGTTGGTCTTGCAGGAGTTTGAATTTGGGAGTACCAATCAGGTTCTCCGTACTTTGCAAACTAATTTTATAGTTAAAGCCACATTGGCCCAAAGTATTGGATTGACCGTGTCGCAACTACCTGGGCAGACGAATGGCACGCTATTTTCCGCCGAACCTGATGGACGGCTATTTTCATGGAATGCCGAGGGAACTAACGCGTTAAAGCGCGAGCTGTTCTCTATTGCCAACGAAGGCAGCCGCTGGGAAATATTAAGCGGATGGAAAACGATCGAAAACCAAGTTTCCCTGCTCGGATTGCGATCCTCTACTAACATGCCCGGAGGATTTGAATTAGTAAGCTGGCCGCTTAACCAGGCGAACCAGGGCAACATCTCAGATATCATGGTTGCTCCGATCACCCGGATTTTGGATGCCCCCAATGCCGGTGGGGCGGTGGCATCTTTGCAGGTGCGGATATGGGATGCCGATGGCAGCCCGGATTTTCTGGACGTGCAATACCAGCCGATGGGAGCCAGTAACTGGTTTGCCGCAACATTGGTCAGCGTCAACGGCCTTGCGCCTGCAGCCGTGGCCACCCATCCCAATGGAGTTCTGCACCAAGTGGTGTGGAATGCCGCCAAAGACCTGGGTGTTGGCAGCAGCAACGCTGTCTGGCTCCGGGTGCGAGGCCGGGACAATTTGGCGGCGGGTGGTTGGTCGGTGGTTACACCCTATGCCGTGGTCATCCCGCATGGAGCCCCCATTGCGGTAAATGATACGGTCAGCACATTGGAAGATGTTCCGGTTACTATTTTCGCCCTGACGAATGATGTGGCGGGCAGCAATGGGATAGTGCTTTTAGCCGATTTCTCCCAGCCGGCCCATGGTCTGGTCGCCACGAATAGCAATCAATCCTTCAACTACTTGCCTCTGACTAATTACTTCGGGAATGACAGCTTTACCTATACCATCACCGACGGACTGGGCAATACCAGCATGGCGGCTGTCGCGATCACCGTGCAGCCGGTGAATGATCCGCCTTTCATTTCCGCGATCTCGAACCTTTTCGTGCCGGTCGGAGCCAATCTCGATTTGGTATCTTTTACCATCGGGGACGTGGATAACGATGTTTCTACTCTGACGATTATGGTTAATTCAGACAACCAGGGATTGATCCCCAATGATGGGATAGTTTCGGGCGGAACCGGAGCCAATCGCAATCTGCGGCTAACCCAAGTGCCCAACCAAACCGGCACGGCCACCATCACGGTCTCGGTCAGCGACGGGCAAACGAATGCAGCCGCCAGCTTCACGGTGAATATTTTCGTGCCCAACACGCCGCCGACCATCGCACTGGTCGCGCCCACCAACGGCTCCTTGATCGCCGGGCCGACTAATCTGGTTGTTTCGGCCAATGCCACGGATGCCGACGGCAATGTCAGCCAAGTCCAGTTTTACGCCATCAACCTGCTGCTGGGCACATCCAACTTCCTGGGTTCCGTCTCGCAACCCTCGACGAATAACCCGCAACTCTATTCAGCCACCTGGACGAACGCGCCGGAGGGGCAATACCGGCTGGGAGCCTGGGCTACGGATAATCTGGGGGCTACCATGAATGCCGTGGAGGTCGGGATGGCGGTGCTGTACCTGCCGCAAATTGTGTTACAGCCGCAGGGGATGACCACGAACGTGGGCGGCTCGGCCGGCTTCTCGGTCCTGGCCGCCAGCACGTCGCCGCTTGCGTATCAGTGGCAGTTCAACGGGGCGAATATCATTGGGAGCACAAACGCGGTGCTGAACC is part of the Verrucomicrobiota bacterium genome and encodes:
- a CDS encoding LamG-like jellyroll fold domain-containing protein, with the translated sequence MIPADAGEYSVVVTDTNELSTTATIQVFILWLSIQNLPDNDHDGIPDYWERRFGLNPNDPTDANNKPAGDALSYRFKYLYHLNPLTPDNDGDGLSDYDEIFVYGTNPLLTDTDGDGIPDGWEVQYGLNPRFNDASLDLDQDGLTNLEEYQWTLTHPSQPSYPNQICSGTNGLSDYELVKGGVRRTAYRYDKIDRLVGADYHNGLAIAYQYDGNGNIRRQLMTTQAVNGVSASLLVQNKLTNGASGQGLYEDADGDGFSNYQEILCRSNPLNAMSTPKTMGIVGSLIATQSFGFYPSNFIMAVGDLDGITGDEIIVGARGDAGPVSNVCLVRYIGSTLIATNLEVGPYQINSVAYGRLSVSNNWAFYLGLSATGGVDSIMEISAVNGAFMKKLIPIGLTNQEVYVIGAATNYGLAIYLPDTNLYAGKVYPFCLQGSNFVVQSSWSYQDCLETPSLLQPAAFPNLKYFHASTNGALGFSGDSGQNALLAYYPFDASPEDKSGNSRNAALVASPAFAAGKYGQAISLDGNSQYIKCPITNIPASLTVSMWVNLTRQPSGNFEFFGAYETNHGAITLQYRNVGGPSVLRSDIFSGTDVIDEIAYTLTNGTWYHVAMTLDDYTRTVRIFVNGAMIREANNRPRPSGSTAIINETHIGASYNGAYCVPGLIDDVKIYGTALSPEQVNAIYRQTFFASNNTNRLTNPVYGLPMRGQKLTSGLMRGSLNPSAMRYLAIDSSLSGQLDDGDSLVLQEFEFGSTNQVLRTLQTNFIVKATLAQSIGLTVSQLPGQTNGTLFSAEPDGRLFSWNAEGTNALKRELFSIANEGSRWEILSGWKTIENQVSLLGLRSSTNMPGGFELVSWPLNQANQGNISDIMVAPITRILDAPNAGGAVASLQVRIWDADGSPDFLDVQYQPMGASNWFAATLVSVNGLAPAAVATHPNGVLHQVVWNAAKDLGVGSSNAVWLRVRGRDNLAAGGWSVVTPYAVVIPHGAPIAVNDTVSTLEDVPVTIFALTNDVAGSNGIVLLADFSQPAHGLVATNSNQSFNYLPLTNYFGNDSFTYTITDGLGNTSMAAVAITVQPVNDPPFISAISNLFVPVGANLDLVSFTIGDVDNDVSTLTIMVNSDNQGLIPNDGIVSGGTGANRNLRLTQVPNQTGTATITVSVSDGQTNAAASFTVNIFVPNTPPTIALVAPTNGSLIAGPTNLVVSANATDADGNVSQVQFYAINLLLGTSNFLGSVSQPSTNNPQLYSATWTNAPEGQYRLGAWATDNLGATMNAVEVGMAVLYLPQIVLQPQGMTTNVGGSAGFSVLAASTSPLAYQWQFNGANIIGSTNAVLNLGNVDTNRNGNYRVLVQNAAGTVASSNAPLVVLNTVIDNTVYHSADTNRDWMINGSEVNRVLSYWRSSGYHVDTNGLDGYAAGPGDTNGVPHKADYNRNWVISGTEVNRVLGYWRIGGYHVDTNGLDGYAPGAASQSKGGTTNSGAKPAMATVIFKQAGPEIYPAKQSMQITNTLNFQGQLLALLWRPILPSGWQLVSVSADGKPELMRGEVVWTGIIPPSPIALVYTVSVPAGEIGVRSVLAEIEYQYGGEANPFAQRPDQLDLAHLKLKEMLLNRNGRFEFNIAGQSGTKYEVETSPDLVQWQPVSTVTNVNGSLRFVDEPAVTNQNRYYRLNVK